A genomic segment from Segniliparus rotundus DSM 44985 encodes:
- a CDS encoding [protein-PII] uridylyltransferase: MPAPVTAASLRDSIRSLTSSDLPPERLRHDLQALLEDWLAGLAASLGVAQGSGFALVAVGALGRGEFLPHSDLDLVLLHRGHSPDEVRTVAEGLWYPVWDANIDLDHAVRTQDDMLAVAQTDLRAVFGFLRRKLIAGDEDLYHDTVGPVLSSWRRSARGRLPELLASARERWKRFGSVAHRAEPDLKSGKGGARDAQLLDALALAQLTDGVPALTGSSPGGGFARAYADLLDIRTQLRRATGRGRDQLLAQDADEVAATLGAGDRFDLARRLSGIGRTVEYCVEVGLRVAHNAVRGGGPELRQRRPLGEGVVAHGGEVVLAKDARPTPGLVLRVAAAAAVSGLPISQATLGRLAAADLRQGWTEDMRQNLLAVLGAGSRTVRIVEALDRTGLWERMFPEWAVVRDLPPRDPIHVWTVDRHLVETVVQASSLTTRVARPDLLLLCALLHDIGKGREGDHSVIGEHLVREIGERLALDEGDVRRLALVVRQHLLLPTAAMRRDVRDPATARLVMTQIGHDEVVLELLAALSEADSLATGPGVWGDWKARLIAELVASCRALSAGEIGAPLTGAVPLARRVDRARALLAKAQRAEELPGQVLVEWADQAEAGGGAGELLMVAPDSIGLLAKATAVLAIHGLRCHHAELSETAGFAPAAFVASPRFGSPPSAQIIRQDLLRALAGGWDVMAALAERERKEAETRARSVLRIAVPTAPSTAAPKVLWLPGANEQQASVEVRGADRVGLLANLAAVFAAAGVSVLEARVETLGLFVVDVFVLRGAQLSADLQKQLGSDLVAAFGGS, encoded by the coding sequence ATGCCCGCCCCGGTGACAGCCGCCAGCCTCCGGGACAGCATTCGCTCCCTCACTTCTTCCGACCTGCCGCCCGAACGGCTTCGCCACGACCTCCAGGCGTTGCTTGAGGATTGGCTCGCTGGGCTGGCGGCCAGCCTCGGCGTGGCCCAGGGCTCCGGGTTCGCCCTTGTCGCGGTCGGCGCTTTGGGCCGAGGCGAGTTCCTGCCGCATTCGGACCTGGACTTGGTGCTGCTGCATCGCGGCCACAGCCCGGACGAGGTCCGGACTGTGGCCGAAGGATTGTGGTATCCCGTCTGGGACGCGAACATCGATCTCGACCACGCCGTGCGCACGCAGGACGACATGCTCGCAGTCGCGCAGACGGATCTGCGCGCTGTGTTCGGCTTTCTGCGGCGAAAGCTGATCGCGGGCGACGAGGATCTGTACCACGACACGGTCGGGCCGGTCTTGAGCAGCTGGCGGCGCAGCGCCCGAGGACGCTTGCCCGAGTTGCTCGCCAGCGCCCGCGAGCGGTGGAAACGGTTCGGCTCAGTGGCCCACCGCGCGGAACCCGACCTCAAGTCCGGCAAGGGGGGCGCCCGCGACGCGCAACTGCTCGACGCGTTGGCGCTGGCCCAGCTGACCGATGGGGTTCCCGCGCTCACCGGCTCCTCGCCCGGCGGCGGGTTCGCCCGCGCGTACGCCGACTTGCTCGACATCCGGACCCAGCTGCGCCGCGCCACTGGGCGGGGCCGCGATCAGCTCCTCGCCCAAGACGCCGACGAGGTGGCCGCGACGCTCGGGGCGGGCGACCGCTTCGATTTGGCGAGAAGGCTCAGCGGGATCGGCCGCACGGTGGAGTACTGCGTCGAGGTCGGTTTGCGGGTGGCGCACAACGCGGTGCGGGGCGGCGGGCCCGAATTGCGCCAACGGCGCCCGCTGGGCGAAGGAGTGGTCGCGCACGGCGGCGAAGTGGTCCTCGCCAAGGACGCCCGGCCGACTCCTGGGCTGGTGCTCCGTGTGGCCGCCGCTGCCGCTGTGTCGGGCCTGCCGATCAGCCAGGCGACGCTCGGCAGGCTCGCCGCCGCAGATCTGCGGCAGGGATGGACCGAGGACATGCGCCAAAATTTGCTCGCCGTCCTCGGCGCGGGCAGCCGGACGGTGCGCATCGTCGAAGCGTTGGACCGCACCGGGCTCTGGGAGCGGATGTTCCCCGAATGGGCCGTGGTGCGCGATCTTCCGCCGAGGGACCCGATCCATGTTTGGACCGTTGACCGCCATTTGGTGGAGACGGTGGTGCAGGCCTCCTCGTTGACGACGAGGGTCGCCCGCCCTGATTTGCTGCTGCTGTGCGCCCTGCTGCACGACATCGGCAAGGGCCGGGAGGGGGACCACAGCGTCATCGGGGAACACCTGGTCCGTGAGATCGGCGAGCGGCTGGCGCTGGACGAGGGCGATGTGCGCCGACTCGCGCTCGTCGTGCGCCAGCATTTGCTCTTGCCGACTGCGGCGATGCGCAGAGACGTCCGCGACCCGGCCACCGCCCGCCTCGTCATGACGCAGATCGGCCATGACGAGGTGGTCTTGGAGCTGCTCGCGGCGCTTTCGGAAGCGGATTCGCTGGCGACCGGCCCAGGGGTGTGGGGCGACTGGAAGGCGCGGCTGATCGCGGAGCTCGTCGCGAGCTGCCGCGCGCTGTCAGCCGGAGAAATCGGCGCGCCGCTGACCGGAGCGGTCCCCCTTGCGCGCCGAGTGGACCGGGCGCGGGCGCTCCTCGCCAAAGCCCAACGCGCCGAGGAGCTGCCCGGACAGGTGCTTGTCGAATGGGCCGACCAGGCCGAGGCGGGCGGCGGCGCGGGGGAGTTGCTCATGGTCGCCCCGGACTCGATCGGGCTGTTGGCAAAGGCCACCGCTGTCCTCGCGATCCACGGCCTGCGGTGCCATCACGCCGAGCTTTCCGAGACGGCTGGTTTTGCGCCCGCCGCGTTCGTGGCGAGCCCTCGGTTCGGCTCGCCCCCGTCCGCGCAAATCATCCGGCAGGACCTGTTGCGGGCTTTGGCGGGCGGATGGGACGTGATGGCGGCGCTCGCCGAGCGGGAGCGCAAAGAAGCCGAGACGCGGGCGCGCTCTGTTCTGCGAATCGCCGTGCCCACGGCGCCGAGCACAGCGGCCCCCAAGGTGCTGTGGCTTCCAGGGGCGAACGAGCAGCAAGCGTCGGTGGAGGTGCGCGGAGCGGACCGAGTCGGGCTGCTCGCCAATTTGGCCGCCGTGTTCGCCGCTGCCGGGGTGAGCGTGCTCGAGGCGCGGGTGGAGACATTGGGGCTTTTTGTGGTGGACGTGTTCGTGCTCCGAGGCGCGCAGCTGTCCGCCGACCTTCAGAAGCAGCTCGGCTCCGATCTCGTCGCGGCCTTCGGCGGCTCCTGA
- a CDS encoding P-II family nitrogen regulator: protein MKLVTAIVKPFTLEDVKTALEQSGVVGMTVSEVQGYGRQKGHTEVYRGAEYSVDFVPKVRVEVIVDDSAADQVAQVIVDAARTGKIGDGKVWISPVESVVRVRTGERGSDAL from the coding sequence ATGAAACTTGTGACCGCGATCGTCAAACCTTTCACCCTCGAAGACGTGAAGACGGCGTTGGAGCAGTCCGGCGTGGTCGGCATGACTGTGAGCGAGGTGCAAGGCTACGGGCGGCAGAAGGGCCACACCGAGGTCTACCGCGGCGCTGAGTACTCGGTCGACTTCGTGCCGAAAGTCCGGGTCGAAGTCATCGTGGACGACTCCGCAGCGGACCAGGTCGCCCAGGTCATCGTTGACGCCGCTCGCACCGGCAAGATCGGCGACGGCAAGGTGTGGATCTCGCCGGTCGAGTCGGTGGTCCGCGTGCGCACCGGCGAGCGCGGCAGCGACGCGCTGTAG